The bacterium genome contains a region encoding:
- the cas2 gene encoding CRISPR-associated endonuclease Cas2, with translation MSEDLSLYIVCYDISSDSTRTALANDLLDFGAREQNSVFEVTVTRDRYETLLQILKSVELGKDDSIAVYPVYKDAVAGIVRFGKQPPPAQDVLVF, from the coding sequence ATGAGCGAAGATTTATCGCTGTACATCGTTTGCTACGACATTTCGTCCGACTCGACCCGTACAGCGCTCGCGAATGACCTATTGGATTTCGGCGCTCGGGAGCAGAATTCGGTTTTCGAAGTGACGGTCACGCGGGACAGATACGAGACCTTGCTTCAAATACTGAAATCGGTCGAACTGGGAAAGGACGATTCGATAGCTGTTTATCCTGTATACAAAGATGCAGTTGCGGGAATTGTGCGATTTGGAAAACAGCCTCCTCCCGCACAGGATGTCTTGGTGTTTTAA